The proteins below come from a single Malus domestica chromosome 03, GDT2T_hap1 genomic window:
- the LOC103418980 gene encoding upstream activation factor subunit UAF30 encodes MLPPMMKKTITDNPKKLANLIDLVNLPSTLREFTGQSQISRLGCFMRVWSYIKDNNLQDPNNKNVVNCDEKLRSVLLGKPQVELSELPTLIKLHFPKEPK; translated from the exons ATGTTGCCGCCGATGATGAAGAAGACCATTACAGATAACCCAAAGAAGCTGGCCAACTTGATTGACCTCGTAAATCTTCCTTCTACACTGCGAGAGTTCACGGGTCAGTCTCAGATTTCTCGTCTTGGATGTTTCATGCGTGTCTGGTCATACATCAAGGACAACAATCTCCAG GATCCGAACAACAAGAATGTGGTCAATTGTGACGAAAAGTTGAGGAGCGTTTTGTTGGGCAAGCCTCAAGTTGAGTTATCTGAACTTCCTACACTGATCAAGCTCCATTTCCCCAAAGAGCCAAAGTAA
- the LOC103428167 gene encoding mitochondrial pyruvate carrier 4-like, translated as MAASKVQAFWNHPAGPKTIHFWAPTFKWGISIANIADFSKPPETLSYPQQLAVTCTGLIWSRYSMVITPKNWNLFSVNVAMAGTGLYQLSRKITHDYFSDTEAAVAEE; from the exons ATGGCAGCTTCCAAGGTCCAAGCTTTCTGGAACCACCCCGCAGGCCCTAAAACAA TTCACTTCTGGGCTCCAACTTTTAAATGGGGTATTAGCATAGCAAATATTGCTGATTTCTCAAAGCCACCGGAGACGCTGTCTTATCCTCAGCAACTAG CTGTTACATGCACTGGACTTATTTGGTCTCGTTACAGTATGGTGATTACTCCG AAAAACTGGAATCTGTTTAGTGTCAATGTTGCAATGGCTGGGACAGGCTTGTATCAACTTTCCCGCAAAATCAC GCACGACTACTTTTCCGACACTGAAGCAGCTGTAGCAGAAGAGTAA